One Cyanobacteria bacterium GSL.Bin1 genomic window, TTCCAGGCTAAATGGAGTCCAGAGAGGGCAAAAATCAACCAGGGGAGAAAATGTAGCAATCGGGGAAGATAATACCAAGGAGGACCACTGTTATTATCGACAGCACGCCATAAACGACTAAACGACTGAGAAAAAATAGCTGTTTCTACAAATGCCCCTTGATAGTGAACCCACTGTAGCGCGTACCAACTGAGTAGAGGTAAACAACCAATGCTCACCCCACCCCAAAAATAGGGACTTCGGAATAAACGAGGCGTATCCCAAGCGAGAAATCCAAACGCAATCCCCCCTAGTAACAAAGCCATGATGCCCTTGGTCAGTCCAATCAAGCTTAAACTGATCCCAATGCCTAAACACCAGCGCAAATCACGGCGCGATCGCAGCACTGACCACATCAACAAAATCGCAAAACAAACAACTGCCCCATCGAGCATTGCTAGACGTCCCTGACGGACTAATGGTAAGGTAGTTAAATAAATCAGTGCTGAAAATAATGCTGGTTGACGCATCAAAAACAGTTCTTTTCCCAAGCCATAAGCGAACGGTACTGAAACCGCCATCAATAATGCAGAAGGAAGACGAGCCGTCGTTTCATTAACGCCACCCCAGCGATAACAAAGAGCAATCAAATCGTGAAGCAAGGGTGGTTTGTTGAGATAAGGTTCTTGCCACAGTGTTGGAAATAACCAGCGATTACTGTTCTCTGGTGCTTGTAAAATCTCGCGCGCTACTTGGGCAACCGTTCCTTCATCCCAATCGCGAAGGGGTAAACTCCCCAAATTGAGAGTAAACACTAATAATCCTGCGACCAAAAGCGCAATCACAAGCAAGCGTTCTGTCCAAGCATTTTGATGACGAATGCGATTAGCCGAGCCATCCCCTGCAAAAGTCTGACGATCCATAAACTGATAAAAGCACGATTATTTCTAGAGATAACACAATTGTGATGAATGTTTCATGATGTAAATGTTATGGAAAGTATTTAATGGAGCTTAATTATTTCATCAGTTACCACTTATAATTCCCATTTTAATGATATTAATCAACTTATTTAAGTTATTCAAAAAACTAAATTTATGTGATAAAAACCTAGAACAATTATCTGCATCGATCCAAGCATCAATTTTTAGTCAAATCACAGTAAGTCTTTACACTCAGCTGTTTAGGCAGTAGATGATAAAATAGCGGGGACATCTGCTGCTATTTTGGAACCTCATCATAAGGATGCGTCATCAGTATTTAACCCTTCTTCTCCCCAAAAGATCTTATGGATGAATCATTTACCATTACCTTACAAATTGTAATCGCTGTTTGTGCAGGAATTACTGCTCAAGTCCTTGGAGAAACCTTGAAAGTTCCAGGTATTGTTTTTCTCTTACTGTTTGGCATTGCTTTAGGTTCAGATGGACTGAATCTCCTCTATCCTAGTGAATTAGGGGTGGGTTTAGAAGTGATTGTTGCCCTCTTAGTGGCGATTATTCTGTTTGAGGGAGGACTCAACCTCGAATTAAGAGATTTGGGGCGGGTATCTAGTAGCTTGCGGAACCTGGTAACCATTGGGACTGGAATTACCCTGTTTGGCGGGAGTATGGCAGCCCACTGGCTAGGAGAATTTCCCTGGCAATTGGCATTTCTCTATGCTTCTTTAGTTGTCGTAACCGGTCCCACTGTAATTGGCCCCCTACTTAGACAAGTGGCAGTGGATCGACAAGTCGCAACCCTCTTAGAAGGAGAAGGGGTTTTAATTGATCCGGTTGGGGCAATTCTGGCGGTCGTTGTCCTCGATACCATTCTCAATAGTGACGCTGGGGTCATGGAAGTTTTAAATGGGCTGCTCTTGCGCGGTGGCATTGGTATTGCCATTGGTTTAGCCGGCGGCGCTGCCATGGGGTTGCTTTTAAAGAAACGGCTCGATTTCCTCTCGGAAGACTTGAAAAATCTGGTTGTTTTGGCCGGTGTTTGGGGCTTATTTGGAATTTCCCAAATGATTCGCAGTGAGTCTGGGTTAATGGCAGTGGTTTTAGCCGGGATGGTCGTCCGCGCGCTCTCGGTTCCCGAAGAACGGATGCTGAGACGCTTCAAAGGACAGTTAACCATGCTGGGGGTCTCCGTCTTATTTATCCTCCTGGCAGCAGACCTCTCCCTCGCCAGTATTTTAGCCTTAGGTTGGGGCAGCGTGCTCACGGTTTTATGTTTAATGTTCATCGTGCGCCCGCTCAGTGTTTGGGTGTGTACCCTAGGGAGTAGCCTCAATTGGCAACAAAAACTCTTTGTCAGTTGGGTGGGTCCCAAAGGCATTGTTTCTGCTTCAGTCGCCTCTCTGTTTGCGATTTTACTGACACAACGGGGAATTACCGGTGGTGATTCCCTGAAAGCAATTGTCTTTTTAACCATTATGATGACAGTGGTGATTCAAGGGCTCAGTGCGCGTTGGGTTGCCCGCTGGCTAAATCTCACGTCTGAGGGAGCAAAAGGAGCCCTAATCATTGGTTGTAGCCCCTTAGGTCGTCTGGTGGGAGAACTCTTTCAACAAGAGGGAGAATCAGTGGTGATGATTGATACCGATTCTGAAGCGTGTGAACTGGCAGAAGCGGCTAATTTGCCGGTAATTCAAAGTAGCGGTTTAGATGAAACGGTCTTAGAAGAAGCAGGAATTGAGTCTCTAGGAACTTTCTTGGCAACAACGAATAATGGAGAAGTTAATTTAGTTTTAGCACAAAGAGCTCTAGAGGAGTTTCAACCCCCTAGGGTGTTTGCAGTATTTCCCAAAAATTCTCAAGCGCGGACGCCTGCGAATAAAACAAAAGTCAACCAAGCCTTTATGTCCGAAATTCCGATCAAAATTTGGAATCAATATGTGGAAGAAGGTAAGATTAAGCTTGGTCATACGGTGTTGCGAGAAGAAGGCTTTTCTTTCCAACAAGCCCATTTGCAAGCCTTAATCCGAGCAGGAGAATTATTACCCCTATTGATTAAGCGCGGTAATGCTTTACAAGTCGTGAAAGCGGATCAAGAATGGCAACCGGGAGAAGCGATTTTTTATATCCTGCATGATCCTCGCCCCAAATTGCTTAAACGGTTATCAGGAGGCAACTCCTCCTCTCGCCTTGCTTTAGAGCGTTTAGCTGAGGTGGAGGAAGTTCCCTTGGCTAGTCCTGACAATAGTTATTAGTCATTTTTTAATTGCTGTCGGGCTGCTGCAAGTAAGAGTTGTTTTTCTGAGCGCGCGATCGCGCGATAAACGGTCTCAATCGCTGATTCTTCCACAGAAATGCCAGTAATTCCCCAGCGGACTAAATCGGCTACTAACTCGGGATATAAAACCACCCCTTGACCACAAACCGAACAGGAAATACCATTTGCCCTTGCCGTTTCAATTAAGCTCTTTAAAGCAGCCAGTAAAGCGGGATGACATTCATTATAGTGCTCTCGAAACTCCCCTTGTTCTCGATCAACGCCTAATAATAATTGGGTTAGATCGTTAGTGCCAATGGCAATGCCTTCGATTCCGGCTTTGATATAGTCGCTTAACAAGTACACCACAGAAGGGACTTCTGCCATCATCCATAGCTGACAGCTGTTTTCAATCCCTATTTCTGTTAGTAAATTTTTGCAAAATTGGACTTCCTCAACACTGCGAACAAAGGGTAGAATTAAATTAATATTGTGATAGCCTTGGCGCTGTAAGTGTTGGAGGGCAAACATTTGGGCTGAGAAAAATTCGGGATTTTTGTAATAGCTATAAGTTCCCCGTTCTCCTAAAAGAGGGGTCTGTTCGGATTGCAAACTCAGCCAATCGGTCGAGCGATAGAAAACCGGACGAGGAAAGAAGGCTTCTGCCAAATGACCAATCAAACCTGCTAATTGCTCGATAAATTGTTCACGGTAAGGGGAAGATAACCAAGTGGAGAGGGACTTTTCTTCCAATAACTCTAATAACATTAATTCAGACCGAACTAAGCCCACTCCCTCGACCGGTAACTGAGCTAATTCCGTCGCGCGATCGCGCTGAGAAACATTGACCATTAACTGGGTTGCTAAAACCGTTCTTTCCGTCTTTGTTGGTTCTGCAACAGCACTTGTCGCAACTGCTTCTTCTTCCTGCTCAGAGGGGCGTAATACTTCTCCTTTATCTCCATCCACCGTTACGGTTTCTTCTCCTGCTATCGCTGCAATTGCTCCCTTAGCCCCGACAACAGCAGGAATCTTCAACTCTCTAGCCAGAATCGAACCATGAGACGTCATTCCGCCTTGTTCTGTAATCAATCCGCCAGCGCGCTTAATCAGAGGTAAGTTTTCCGTGGTAACACTTTTGATCACTAAAATGCCCTGAGCAGGAAAGTCTTGATCATCGTCTTTTCCGACCACATAAACTTTTCCCGTTACTTTCCCTGTTGCTGCTCCTGTTCCTTTAACCAGGACAGGAGAATCTGCTTGTGCCGACATAGTAACCTCAGTCGAAAATTGAGTTAAGTATAACTGAGAACCATTGTCTTGCCTGTTTTTGGCGTGAAATTCTGGCAAAAAAGTCCATTCACAACGAAAGGTTTGCTGATTGGTTTCTTGTAAGGTGAGAGCAAGATTAATTAACTGCGATAACTGTTCTGAAGTTAAAATCGCTTTTTCAGCCTCTTTCTTCACAATGCTAACTTCCAGCAAAGGATTAAGTTGATAAATACGGGTTTGATAACCGAGTTGATGGAGCGTAACTTGTTCGGTAGTGGGATTAATTTCATAGGTTTCAGGTAAGACTTCGCCGCGGATTAAACTGTGTCCTAAACCTCTGACTGCTTGCAGGTGCCATTGCTGATCGGTTACTTCTAAAATTCCTGACGCGATCGCGTTTTGAATCGGTTGAATCAAAACCGCTAACCCTAACTCTTCCCAAGCCATCCCTTGCTGTTGCCAATAAAATAAATTACGGGCGCAGAATAATGAGCGCCACACCCGTTTTAATCCCAACTCGATTTCCTTTCTCTCGCATAAACCACAGTGAGACGTTAATAAACCTGAAACCGAAGGGTGCAGCGATGGCAACACCAGAGAAGGACGGAAAATCAGTGTGGTCGCTTCCCAAGCAGCAAGTTTTTGGTAGAGTTCTTCACACCAATCGGGATCTAACTCAGCATCATTAATGACTTGGCAAAGGGTTTGTGCCGTTTGTTGTAAGGTTTCATAATCATTGAGATCGAGGGTGAGTTCGACTAAAGAAGCAAAAGTATCTTCTGCACTAAACAGAGAACTTAATGTCTCCTTGCCAACGACAACTCCAGATGGAACCTGATATCCAGCTTGAGATAGCTGACTCAAAGCGATTACTTTCTCTCCCACCGCCTGGCGCTGAGAGAGACTAATCTTGTCTAAATCATAAAAGTCATTGACGTTAACTCGCATTGAGTCTCATTATTTTCATTCGTTACTCACTTTTAGTGCTTCTGCGACTGAATGACTTCATACAAAGCAGAATAATCTTCATCTCCTAACCCTAATTCTAATGCTGCTTCTAAAATTGTTTCCATTCCTTGTAATGAAGAAACCGTTAACCCTTCTGTTTTCGCGGCTTCTAAGAACAAGCGGGTATCCTTGAGGAGATGTTTCGTAGGAAAGTTAGGATTACTATAGTTATGGCTGACCATCCGTTTCAGTTTCTTATCAAAGGTGGGAGCATACAACGCACTTTCTCGTAAAACCGACATAAACGTTTCCACCGCTAACCCTTCTTGCTGCACAAAGGATAAGCTGAGGGAAAACGCGCCCGTTAACGAGACAATGAGCTGATTGAGAGCGAGTTTGAGTGTCGCTGCTTTGCCGACACTGCCCACTAAAAAGGGTTTCCCTAAAGCCGATAAAACCGAATGCCACTGGTCAAACTGTTCTTGCGTTCCGCCCACCATTACCTGTAACGTTCCTGACTCAGCTTGAGGAACACTCCCTAGAACCGGGGCTTCGAGATAATCTCCGCCATAACGACTAATCTCAGAGTGCAGTTGTTGACTTTCTTTCGGTGCAATTGTCCCCATTTGGATTAAGGTCTTCCCGGATAGGTGCTGGGTTGTCTCGCTGGTCAGTACGACTTCTTTAATTGCAGTAGCATCCGTCAACATTAAAATAATACAATGGCAGTTAGCGACTAAACTTGCAGGTGACTCGGCAATGGCAATTCCTTTCTCTTTGAGGGGTGCTAGCTTTTCCGGCGTGCGATTGTACGCCATGACCGAATAGTCTGCCGCCAGAAGGGTTGGCGCCATCGCTTGTCCCATCAACCCTGTCCCTAGTAAACCAATTTTCATAAAACGTTACCTCAACCGTCCCAATTGCAACAAATATTTGCCTAAGCAGGATATCAGAGAGAAAGTCTGTCAAGATCATCCCAAAAGCAGAAACTGTAATTCGATTGCCAAAATTTAAATTATGACCACAGACACCCTTCTCTTTAGTAATGCCCCAGAAATTTCCGCCGATGATTATTGTGTGTTTGGGGTTGCCACTTGCTTTATTCGAGAAGAAGGAGAAACCAAGCAAGTGAATGTGATTGAACCGGTTCCTTCTTCGAGTTTAGAGTCGGTTTTAGGTGGGGCGGAAACATCGTATCAGATGGTGGCTGCCAAACCCGTGAAAGAGGTGTTTGACGGAGAACATCTGATTAAGCCTGACGACTTCCCCCAAGATGCTGACTTTGGAACCGATTTTACAGAACGGGTGATTGCAGCCGTACGAACCTATAAATATCATGAGCATCTCCAATCCTCTTTTCCGTTAGGAACCCTCAAAAGCGATCTCAACCATTCCACGAGACGAAAGCGCGTTCTCAATGCAGAACGGATGGTGCGCACTGAGGACAATGTGAAACAACACTCTCATACCCACACGGTGCTTTAGCTAGTTTATGTTGGAGTTGAAAGGGGAATTCGCTGCGTTATTGGCTGCTTTTTTATGGGCCAGTGCGTCGGTGGTTTATAGCCGTCTTGGACAGCAGATTTCTCCTTTATTGCTGAATTTTTTAAAGGGCGCGATCGCGCTGTTGCTTCTTGCCTTCACCGCGATCGCGACCCAAAATATCTTTCCTACCCTTCCCCTCACTCCGGTGCTTTTCTTAATCACCAGTGGTATCATTGGCATTGGGTTTGGCGATACCGTCTTTTTTTCCAGTTTGAAGTATCTTGGCGCCAGGCGGGCCTTACTCTTTGAAACCCTTGCCCCTCCTCTGGCTGCCATTATTGCCCTCATTTTTCTGCAAGAAACCCTTTCTCTCTATGCTTGGCTTGGAATTGTCTTAACCTTACTTGGCGTGGCGACAGTCATTAGTGAACGCACCAGTAACCAAGACCTTTCCGTAGCAAATTTCAAAATTGGCATTGGGTTTGGCTTAGGGGGCGCGATCGCGCAAGCAATTGGGGCAGTTCTCTCGCGGACTGCCTTAACTGATTTTGATCTCAATCCCCTCTGGAGTACACTAATTCGCCTCAGTGCAGGAACCCTTGCGCTCATCCCTTTACTGCTTTCCCGACGCCAGCATCTCAAACTCCCTTCTTTGCAATGGTCATGGCGTTTAGTAGGGATTATTTTTATCACCGCTTTTGCCAGCACTTACTTAGGAATTTGGCTACAGCAAATTTCCCTCAAATTTGCCGCCACTGGCATTGCTCAAACCTTAAGTTCAACCAGTCCCCTTTTTATCCTTCCTATTGCTGCTTTTCTCAAAGAAACGATTAGTGTACGCGCGATTTTAGGAGTGTTGATTGCACTTTCAGGAATTGGACTCTTGTTTTTACCGGGATCGTAATCCAACAACTGGATTGCCCTAAAAACAACTCTTGACCGAGTAAGAGCTTCAGCCCTTTTCATGGGGGAAACTTATCTGAAGTTCCGTTAAAAGTAATCCAAAGAATTCCCCCCAAGAAGGATTTAGGGGGTCAAACATTGGGTAACAGTTTTCCGAAATATTCTCTTTGTGACGTGCTCCAGACAGCGATACAAGTATACGCTGCTGGCTTCTCCACCTTCACTCAGGGAGAATTTTAGTTAGCGTCTAATGATGGTGATGGTGATGATGTCCATTATGATCATGATCGTGAGAATGAGTGGCTTTTTCACTGGCTAGTTGGGGATTAACCACCACCGCCGTTTCTGACAGTAAGGCTTCAATTTGCTCATCAGCCCAGTTTGCTGCCATTTTTAAGAACTCAGGATGCTCGTTAACACAAGCCATTTGCACGAAATGAACATCTTTGTATTGACGCTTAACATCGTGAATAATGTGGTCCACATCTAAGATGGTTTCGTGGTTTTCCGTGGCAAAGCCAATGGGCATCATGACCACCGCTTTTGCCCCCAGTTCAATCAGGTTTTTTGCAGCTAAATCAGCGTTGGGCTGTGTCCATTCAATAAGGGGGGTGTCATGGTTTAACCAACCCACAGAGATCAAGGGGTATTGATTGATTAATTTTTGCCGTACACTTTCATACAGAGCCTCACTTTCCATAATGCCAGAGGTAAACCCTTTAGCTTTGTGAGGACAGCCATGATTCATTAAAACAATGCCAATTTCAGAGGGAAGATAAGCCTCAGAAAGTTCACTTTGGATTTTTTCTTCCACTAACCGCGCCATCAAGTCAATGTAGTCGGGTTGGTTATAGAAGGAGGGAATGTAACGCATTCCAGTGACCCATTGTTCTTCTCCAGCATTGAGTTCGCGCAGGGCTTCGTTGACTTGCTCTACTGCAATGCCACTGGTAAAAATAGAGTCAACTACGAGTAAGGGATAGATCAAGATTTTGTTATATCCCTGTTCTTTAATTTGCGCTAACACTTGGTTAGGGAGATAGGGCTTACAGAAGTTAAACGCCTTAAAAACAGAAACTTGTTCGCCCCAAGTTTTCTTTAACTCTTGTTCAATGCCTTCCCGCTGTGCTTCAAAAATTTTATTATGAGGGGAAATAAAATTGCCATGTTGATGACTCCATTCATGGAAATCAAAAATCGCCAGCAGTTTCGCAAGGGGGGGATACATCCAAGTGGGAACAGGAGCAAACTTTGCTGTGAGTAAGTTGAGGGCTTGTTCATTGTAATTGGCGAAGTCGTCATAACTTTCCACCTCACCATAGCCCATTAATAAGACGGCAACGCGATCGCTGCTGTTAATATTGGCTTGGCTCGTTTGTTCTGTTTTTTCTGGTACTGCAACCACGTTTCA contains:
- a CDS encoding sodium:proton antiporter translates to MDESFTITLQIVIAVCAGITAQVLGETLKVPGIVFLLLFGIALGSDGLNLLYPSELGVGLEVIVALLVAIILFEGGLNLELRDLGRVSSSLRNLVTIGTGITLFGGSMAAHWLGEFPWQLAFLYASLVVVTGPTVIGPLLRQVAVDRQVATLLEGEGVLIDPVGAILAVVVLDTILNSDAGVMEVLNGLLLRGGIGIAIGLAGGAAMGLLLKKRLDFLSEDLKNLVVLAGVWGLFGISQMIRSESGLMAVVLAGMVVRALSVPEERMLRRFKGQLTMLGVSVLFILLAADLSLASILALGWGSVLTVLCLMFIVRPLSVWVCTLGSSLNWQQKLFVSWVGPKGIVSASVASLFAILLTQRGITGGDSLKAIVFLTIMMTVVIQGLSARWVARWLNLTSEGAKGALIIGCSPLGRLVGELFQQEGESVVMIDTDSEACELAEAANLPVIQSSGLDETVLEEAGIESLGTFLATTNNGEVNLVLAQRALEEFQPPRVFAVFPKNSQARTPANKTKVNQAFMSEIPIKIWNQYVEEGKIKLGHTVLREEGFSFQQAHLQALIRAGELLPLLIKRGNALQVVKADQEWQPGEAIFYILHDPRPKLLKRLSGGNSSSRLALERLAEVEEVPLASPDNSY
- a CDS encoding EamA family transporter — its product is MLELKGEFAALLAAFLWASASVVYSRLGQQISPLLLNFLKGAIALLLLAFTAIATQNIFPTLPLTPVLFLITSGIIGIGFGDTVFFSSLKYLGARRALLFETLAPPLAAIIALIFLQETLSLYAWLGIVLTLLGVATVISERTSNQDLSVANFKIGIGFGLGGAIAQAIGAVLSRTALTDFDLNPLWSTLIRLSAGTLALIPLLLSRRQHLKLPSLQWSWRLVGIIFITAFASTYLGIWLQQISLKFAATGIAQTLSSTSPLFILPIAAFLKETISVRAILGVLIALSGIGLLFLPGS
- a CDS encoding pyruvate kinase: MRVNVNDFYDLDKISLSQRQAVGEKVIALSQLSQAGYQVPSGVVVGKETLSSLFSAEDTFASLVELTLDLNDYETLQQTAQTLCQVINDAELDPDWCEELYQKLAAWEATTLIFRPSLVLPSLHPSVSGLLTSHCGLCERKEIELGLKRVWRSLFCARNLFYWQQQGMAWEELGLAVLIQPIQNAIASGILEVTDQQWHLQAVRGLGHSLIRGEVLPETYEINPTTEQVTLHQLGYQTRIYQLNPLLEVSIVKKEAEKAILTSEQLSQLINLALTLQETNQQTFRCEWTFLPEFHAKNRQDNGSQLYLTQFSTEVTMSAQADSPVLVKGTGAATGKVTGKVYVVGKDDDQDFPAQGILVIKSVTTENLPLIKRAGGLITEQGGMTSHGSILARELKIPAVVGAKGAIAAIAGEETVTVDGDKGEVLRPSEQEEEAVATSAVAEPTKTERTVLATQLMVNVSQRDRATELAQLPVEGVGLVRSELMLLELLEEKSLSTWLSSPYREQFIEQLAGLIGHLAEAFFPRPVFYRSTDWLSLQSEQTPLLGERGTYSYYKNPEFFSAQMFALQHLQRQGYHNINLILPFVRSVEEVQFCKNLLTEIGIENSCQLWMMAEVPSVVYLLSDYIKAGIEGIAIGTNDLTQLLLGVDREQGEFREHYNECHPALLAALKSLIETARANGISCSVCGQGVVLYPELVADLVRWGITGISVEESAIETVYRAIARSEKQLLLAAARQQLKND
- a CDS encoding NAD-binding protein, producing the protein MKIGLLGTGLMGQAMAPTLLAADYSVMAYNRTPEKLAPLKEKGIAIAESPASLVANCHCIILMLTDATAIKEVVLTSETTQHLSGKTLIQMGTIAPKESQQLHSEISRYGGDYLEAPVLGSVPQAESGTLQVMVGGTQEQFDQWHSVLSALGKPFLVGSVGKAATLKLALNQLIVSLTGAFSLSLSFVQQEGLAVETFMSVLRESALYAPTFDKKLKRMVSHNYSNPNFPTKHLLKDTRLFLEAAKTEGLTVSSLQGMETILEAALELGLGDEDYSALYEVIQSQKH
- a CDS encoding phospholipid carrier-dependent glycosyltransferase, encoding MDRQTFAGDGSANRIRHQNAWTERLLVIALLVAGLLVFTLNLGSLPLRDWDEGTVAQVAREILQAPENSNRWLFPTLWQEPYLNKPPLLHDLIALCYRWGGVNETTARLPSALLMAVSVPFAYGLGKELFLMRQPALFSALIYLTTLPLVRQGRLAMLDGAVVCFAILLMWSVLRSRRDLRWCLGIGISLSLIGLTKGIMALLLGGIAFGFLAWDTPRLFRSPYFWGGVSIGCLPLLSWYALQWVHYQGAFVETAIFSQSFSRLWRAVDNNSGPPWYYLPRLLHFLPWLIFALSGLHLAWKNQIWSWSKLILVWSGIYFLVITLMSTKLPWYILPLYPALALAGGRMLTEIARYPREESYPKSWGILLLFLGGIALGSSFYFGMADEGSKELVIITLAVALTTAVGGGLVLRRDPQFINILSWGMYVSLLLLVSSSYWLWELNEAYPVKPVAMLIRDQVPEEAPIYTSFAYERPSLNFYAQKRVLPATQEELKQHWEQQPSVYLLVNPQMLDELTFEQGSDQHYQAPPNWHLISN
- a CDS encoding ferrochelatase, with product MVAVPEKTEQTSQANINSSDRVAVLLMGYGEVESYDDFANYNEQALNLLTAKFAPVPTWMYPPLAKLLAIFDFHEWSHQHGNFISPHNKIFEAQREGIEQELKKTWGEQVSVFKAFNFCKPYLPNQVLAQIKEQGYNKILIYPLLVVDSIFTSGIAVEQVNEALRELNAGEEQWVTGMRYIPSFYNQPDYIDLMARLVEEKIQSELSEAYLPSEIGIVLMNHGCPHKAKGFTSGIMESEALYESVRQKLINQYPLISVGWLNHDTPLIEWTQPNADLAAKNLIELGAKAVVMMPIGFATENHETILDVDHIIHDVKRQYKDVHFVQMACVNEHPEFLKMAANWADEQIEALLSETAVVVNPQLASEKATHSHDHDHNGHHHHHHH